A single window of Kitasatospora sp. HUAS MG31 DNA harbors:
- the adhP gene encoding alcohol dehydrogenase AdhP: MRAAVVHDFAEPLAVEERPVPTPAPHQVRVRIETSGLCHTDIHAARGDWPVRPRLPFVPGHEGVGIVEAVGDRVRDVRVGERVAVAWLAEACGRCDQCVSGWETLCLRQRNSGYSVDGCHAEYVLAHGDYVVPVPDGIDPLDAAPLTCAGVTTYKALKVSGARPGTRVLVSGIGGLGHLALQYARIHGAETVAVDVTDHKLALARELGADHVIDARTQDVAAEVHRMGGADAAIALAVSNESFRAAYDALRRGGTLVLVALPAEGTLELPVFETVLNGTKVIGSIVGTRQDLAEVFALHALGRTRVVRAPRRLEEVNACMAEVLDGKVAARLVFDLRH, encoded by the coding sequence ATGAGAGCCGCGGTCGTCCACGACTTCGCCGAACCACTCGCCGTCGAGGAACGCCCGGTCCCGACGCCCGCGCCCCACCAGGTGAGGGTCAGGATCGAGACCTCCGGGCTCTGCCACACCGACATCCACGCCGCCCGCGGCGACTGGCCAGTCCGGCCGCGCCTGCCGTTCGTCCCCGGCCACGAGGGCGTGGGGATCGTCGAGGCGGTCGGCGACCGGGTCCGCGACGTCCGGGTCGGCGAGCGGGTCGCCGTGGCCTGGCTGGCGGAGGCCTGCGGGCGGTGCGACCAGTGCGTCTCCGGCTGGGAGACGCTCTGCCTGCGGCAGCGCAACAGCGGCTACTCGGTGGACGGCTGCCACGCCGAGTACGTGCTCGCCCACGGCGACTACGTCGTCCCCGTCCCCGACGGGATCGACCCGCTGGACGCCGCTCCCCTCACCTGTGCCGGCGTCACCACCTACAAGGCCCTCAAGGTGTCCGGCGCCCGCCCCGGTACCCGGGTGCTGGTCTCGGGCATCGGGGGCCTCGGTCACCTCGCCCTCCAGTACGCGCGGATCCACGGCGCCGAGACCGTCGCCGTCGACGTCACCGACCACAAGCTGGCGCTCGCCCGCGAACTCGGCGCCGACCACGTGATCGACGCCCGGACCCAGGACGTCGCCGCCGAGGTCCACCGGATGGGCGGCGCGGACGCCGCGATCGCCCTCGCCGTCAGCAACGAGTCCTTCCGCGCCGCCTACGACGCGCTGCGCCGCGGCGGCACGCTGGTCCTGGTCGCCCTGCCCGCCGAAGGCACGCTGGAGCTGCCGGTCTTCGAGACGGTGCTGAACGGCACGAAGGTGATCGGTTCCATCGTCGGCACCCGTCAGGACCTCGCCGAGGTGTTCGCGCTGCACGCCCTCGGTCGCACCCGGGTGGTCCGCGCGCCCCGCCGTCTGGAGGAGGTCAACGCCTGCATGGCCGAGGTCCTGGACGGCAAGGTCGCCGCCCGCCTCGTGTTCGACCTGCGCCACTGA
- a CDS encoding APC family permease gives MNTTPPSADAGELRRHLGLFDAVVIGLGSMIGAGVFAALAPAAAAAGSGLLPGLALAAVVAYCNATSSARLAARYPRSGGTYVYGRERLGEFWGYLAGWGFVVGKTASCAAMALTAGSYLWPEQAHAVAVAVVVALTAVNYAGVQKAAWLTRVIVAVVLAVLAAVVTACLTGSAAEAGHLAVGADAGFHGVLRAAGLLFFAFAGYARIATLGEEVREPRRTIPRAISLALGITLVVYAAVALAVLAVLGPDRLAHSAAPLAEAVRAAGAPSLVPVVRAGAAVASLGSLLALILGVSRTTLAMARDRHLPHPLAAVHPRFGVPHRAELLVGAVVAVLAATTDVRGAIGFSSFGVLAYYAVANASAWTLTPGEGRPPLAVPVVGAAGCLALALALPASSVLWGAVVLAVGAAVYGLRRVTAARR, from the coding sequence TCCGGCGGCATCTGGGCCTGTTCGACGCGGTGGTGATCGGGCTCGGGTCGATGATCGGCGCCGGTGTCTTCGCGGCGCTCGCCCCGGCCGCGGCCGCCGCCGGATCGGGGCTGCTGCCCGGTCTGGCGCTGGCGGCCGTGGTGGCGTACTGCAACGCCACCTCCTCCGCCCGGCTGGCCGCCCGCTACCCGCGGTCGGGCGGCACCTACGTCTACGGGCGGGAGCGGCTCGGGGAGTTCTGGGGGTACCTGGCCGGGTGGGGGTTCGTGGTCGGCAAGACCGCCTCCTGCGCGGCGATGGCGCTGACCGCCGGCTCCTACCTCTGGCCGGAGCAGGCGCACGCCGTGGCGGTCGCGGTGGTGGTGGCGCTGACGGCGGTGAACTACGCCGGGGTGCAGAAGGCCGCCTGGCTGACCCGGGTGATCGTCGCCGTGGTGCTCGCCGTGCTCGCCGCCGTGGTCACCGCCTGCCTGACCGGCTCGGCCGCCGAGGCCGGCCACCTCGCGGTCGGCGCGGACGCCGGGTTCCACGGCGTCCTCCGGGCGGCCGGCCTGTTGTTCTTCGCGTTCGCCGGCTACGCGAGGATCGCCACCCTCGGCGAGGAGGTCCGCGAGCCGCGGCGCACCATCCCCCGGGCGATCTCCCTCGCGCTCGGCATCACCCTGGTGGTGTACGCGGCCGTGGCGCTCGCCGTCCTCGCCGTGCTCGGCCCGGACCGGCTGGCCCACAGCGCGGCGCCGCTGGCCGAGGCGGTACGGGCCGCGGGCGCGCCGAGCCTGGTGCCGGTGGTACGGGCCGGGGCGGCGGTGGCCTCGCTCGGCTCGCTGCTGGCCCTGATCCTCGGCGTCTCGCGCACCACGCTGGCGATGGCCCGGGACCGGCACCTGCCGCACCCGCTCGCCGCCGTCCACCCGCGGTTCGGCGTACCGCACCGGGCGGAGCTGCTGGTCGGCGCCGTGGTCGCGGTCCTCGCGGCCACCACGGACGTGCGCGGGGCGATCGGGTTCTCCTCGTTCGGGGTGCTCGCCTACTACGCCGTCGCCAACGCCTCCGCCTGGACCCTGACGCCGGGGGAGGGCCGCCCGCCGCTTGCCGTGCCGGTGGTCGGCGCGGCGGGCTGCCTGGCGCTGGCCCTCGCCCTGCCGGCGTCCTCGGTGCTGTGGGGCGCGGTGGTGCTCGCGGTGGGCGCCGCCGTGTACGGGCTGCGCAGGGTCACCGCCGCCCGGCGCTGA
- a CDS encoding universal stress protein: MNGTTARRRIVVGVDGSASSRAALRWALRQAGLVGATVEAVIAWEYPAVYGWGMTMVDVDAAAYAGKALAEAVAQETGPDGAVEVRERVECGNPAQVLLKAAEGAELLVLGNRGHGGFAGALLGSVGQHCVQHAPCPVLVVRGTEP; this comes from the coding sequence ATGAACGGGACGACGGCACGGCGGCGGATCGTGGTGGGGGTCGACGGATCGGCCTCCTCCCGCGCCGCCCTGCGGTGGGCCCTGCGGCAGGCCGGTCTGGTCGGCGCCACCGTGGAGGCGGTGATCGCCTGGGAGTACCCGGCGGTCTACGGCTGGGGCATGACCATGGTCGACGTGGACGCCGCCGCCTACGCCGGCAAGGCCCTCGCCGAGGCGGTCGCACAGGAGACCGGCCCGGACGGCGCGGTCGAGGTGCGCGAACGGGTGGAGTGCGGCAACCCCGCCCAGGTCCTCCTGAAGGCCGCCGAGGGCGCCGAACTGCTGGTCCTCGGCAACCGCGGCCACGGCGGCTTCGCCGGAGCGCTGCTCGGCTCGGTCGGCCAGCACTGCGTCCAGCACGCCCCCTGCCCGGTGCTGGTGGTCCGCGGTACGGAGCCCTGA